From Candidatus Dependentiae bacterium, a single genomic window includes:
- a CDS encoding ankyrin repeat domain-containing protein — MSLKTSSRFYFFSFVSSVIFASDADLKYFQMLQDSKRQNDLFESQWREKIDFSNPDETIVLSSGLKTTALIMAAQRQDVFLVRKLLNAKANPNLSNDSFSPLSHAVMYRDNQAVSEIVQLLLDANADPSLRDFGGLTPLHYACCKATSYPKTVRKLLEAGSDWLLFAAGCGTPFDIIFSKDGRQFQEKLDLFQKIQMFISNDRYKKLQKSKSGRAVINAFWEYVDGSSTSLSEMVDQNQRIARRYFTPEAIQKLSISSELVGLIPKDRASFAAQVMEERENSSPR, encoded by the coding sequence GTGTCTTTGAAAACTTCCTCTCGTTTTTATTTTTTTAGCTTTGTTTCCTCAGTGATTTTTGCAAGCGATGCAGATTTGAAATATTTTCAGATGCTTCAAGATTCTAAAAGGCAAAATGATTTATTTGAAAGTCAGTGGAGAGAAAAAATAGATTTTTCAAACCCCGACGAGACTATTGTTTTATCTTCTGGCCTGAAAACAACTGCATTAATTATGGCTGCTCAGCGGCAGGATGTTTTTTTGGTTCGCAAGTTGCTTAACGCAAAGGCTAATCCAAATCTTTCAAACGATAGCTTTTCACCTCTATCTCACGCTGTTATGTATCGTGATAATCAAGCGGTAAGTGAAATTGTGCAACTTCTTCTGGATGCAAACGCTGATCCAAGCCTCAGGGATTTTGGCGGTTTAACTCCATTGCATTACGCTTGCTGTAAAGCTACGAGTTATCCAAAAACCGTACGAAAATTGTTAGAAGCAGGCTCTGACTGGTTGCTTTTTGCTGCTGGATGTGGAACGCCGTTTGATATTATTTTTTCTAAAGACGGTAGGCAATTCCAAGAAAAATTAGATCTTTTTCAAAAAATACAAATGTTTATATCGAATGATCGTTATAAGAAATTACAAAAGTCAAAGTCTGGACGAGCTGTTATAAACGCTTTTTGGGAATATGTAGATGGAAGCTCAACAAGTTTGTCTGAAATGGTGGATCAAAATCAGCGGATTGCTCGTCGTTATTTTACCCCTGAGGCAATTCAAAAATTATCAATAAGCTCTGAGCTTGTTGGTCTCATACCAAAAGATCGAGCCTCTTTTGCTGCGCAAGTAATGGAAGAGCGTGAAAATAGTAGTCCAAGATAA